One Aegilops tauschii subsp. strangulata cultivar AL8/78 chromosome 7, Aet v6.0, whole genome shotgun sequence genomic window carries:
- the LOC109739377 gene encoding uncharacterized protein, whose protein sequence is MGIPMSKISESNMRFHGVIPEKKADSHSQITLDVVFGDSKNYRKEKLTFAIMDFHSAYHAILVKPAYARFMGRLCYVYLKLKMPGPRGVITVTGNRQRAEECLQKGSKIADEQMVAVEMQEYHKNADPSDLLRAKKPALESTF, encoded by the coding sequence ATGGGCATTCCAATGTCCAAGATCAGTGAAAGCAACATGCGATTCCACGGGGTCATCCCAGAGAAGAAAGCCGATTCACACAGTCAAATCACTCTTGATGTGGTTTTTggtgattcaaagaattaccgcaaggaaaagttgacgtttgcTATCATGGATTTTCACAGTGCCTATCATGCTATTTTGGTCAAGCCTGCATATGCTCGTTTCATGGGTCGACtgtgttacgtgtacctcaagttGAAGATGCCTGGCCCCAGAGGTGTGATCACAGTCACTGGAAATCGGCAGAGAgcagaagagtgcctccagaagggctcaaagattgcCGATGAACAGATGGTAGCAGTAGAGATGCAAGAATATCAtaagaatgcagatccgagtgatttgttgcgtgCTAAGAAGCCTGCTTTAGAGTCTACATTTTAG